The Kwoniella mangroviensis CBS 8507 chromosome 1 map unlocalized Ctg02, whole genome shotgun sequence genome window below encodes:
- a CDS encoding 6-phosphogluconate dehydrogenase (decarboxylating), translating to MADIDNDQVNDIEIGIVGSGSMGGGMTLLFSQHGSRIGSYDYDKEAVQKLMDEAKQDENVDEKLVHGFTSLQKLIKAFPKGSGDEQNPRIIVLSMPHGKPVDGIQNDLLPLLEKGDIVIDGGNEWWEETERRQAKAREQGVEWVGMGVSGGYQSARHGPSMSPGCTKEAWKYLKPYLEKWAAKTPEGEPCVMHIGPGGSGHYVKMIHNGIEHAHLSILCEVRSLLHQQLGLSNNEISDLFESWWKSGPLRGNFLVGIGFKGLRFKEGGGIEHAEDGIVEKIEDKVTQDVDLSEGTGTWSTKEIAERHVAAPAIAAAHQLRIISSDKFERLKVADNLGLPQPSQAKEAKFDKGEKDKLLETVQTAVYGAILGAFIQGLDIITKASQDQKWNISLATCIKIWRQGCIIQSDAIAEFFLPLFQKFPPSEPMNLLKSIPEIARELAKTYDAQKKLYTIAIETDAVAPALGASMEYLKAVNCRDLDTNFMELELDYFGHHNYDIKGQAEKGHEKGKYHTEFAKMPGV from the exons ATGGCAGATATTGATAACGACCAGGTCAatgatatcgagattggTATCGtaggaagtggaagtatgGGTGGG gGTATGACATTGCTGTTCTCACAACACGGTTCAAGAATAGGATCTTACGATTACGACAAAGAAGCTGTTCAAAAGCTAATGGACGAGGCCAAGCAAGATGAGAACGTCGATGAAAAGCTGGTACATGGGTTTACATCATTGCAGAAATTGATAAAGGCTTTCCCTAAAGGATCGGGCGATGAGCAGAATCCCAGGATAATCGTACTGAGTATGCCTCACGGCAAACCAGTTGATGGCATCCAGAACGATTTACTCCCATTGTTGGAAAAGGGTGATATAGTCATTGATGGAGGAAACGAATGGTGGGAAGAAACGGAGAGGAGGCAGGCCAAAGCGAGGGAACAGGGAGTCGAATGGGTAGGAATGGGTGTGAGTGGTGGAT ATCAATCTGCTAGACATGGACCATCGATGTCACCTGGATGCACCAAGGAAGCATGGAAGTATCTCAAGCCTTATCTGGAGAAATGGGCAGCTAAAACACCGGAGGGAGAGCCCTGTGTAATGCATATAGGCCCAGGTGGATCTGGTCATT ACGTCAAGATGATACATAACGGTATTG AACACGCAcatctctccattctttGTGAGGTTCGATCACTCTTACATCAACAACTTGGTCTATCCAACAACGAGATCTCTGACTTGTTCGAGTCATGGTGGAAGTCTGGTCCACTTCGCGGGAACTTCCTCGTCGGCATAGGCTTCAAAGGACTCAGGTTTAAGGAAGGCGGTGGTATAGAACACGCTGAAGATGGGATCGTAGAGAAAATTGAGGATAAAGTCACCCAGGATGTCGATCTATCCGAA GGCACGGGCACTTGGTCAACCAAG GAAATTGCCGAAAGACATGTAGCTGCACCTGCGATCGCAGCAGCGCATCAACTTCGTATAATATCTTCTGATAAATTCGAAAGGCTCAAGGTCGCCGATAATCTGGGTCTCCCTCAACCTTCCCAAGCTAAAGAAGCCAAGTTTGACAAAGGGGAGAAAGACAAACTGCTTGAGACTGTACAGACGGCTGTCTATGGTGCGATCCTTGGCGCTTTCATTCAGGGACTGGAT ATCATCACCAAAGCGTCTCAGGACCAA AAATGGAACATCTCACTGGCGACATGTATCAAGATCTGGAGACAAGGTTGTATCATCCAGTCTG ACGCGATTGCCGagttctttcttccattATTCCAAAAGTTTCCTCCATCTGAGCCAATGAACCTACTCAAGAGTATACCGGAGATAGCCAGGGAATTAGCCAAGACGTACGATGCGCAGAAAAAGCTCTACACCATCGCTATCGAAACTGATGCTGTGGCTCCTGCTCTTGGAGCATCTATGGAATACCTCAAGGCTGTCAATTGCCGTGATCTCGATACCAACTTTATGGAATTAGAATTGgact ACTTCGGCCATCATAATTATGACATCAAAGGTCAGGCTGAGAAGGGACATGAGAAGGGTAAATACCATACGGAATTTGCCAAGATGCCAGGAGTGTGA